From the genome of Bacillota bacterium, one region includes:
- a CDS encoding CBS domain-containing protein — protein MTSSNMKGDGYGKKVRDLMTPLEKVPWVDLGDDMGDTIHLLYNFRQDCRSCNSAVVSSDGKVVGLLTMRSILEALEPEAFNVNQWSVPVFWSGLWTEQVKKLNSKKVSDIFVPIKMVGVHADGCLMRAVYCFNKTKMPALAVLDGPNVIGVLEVPVIYEELLRNGQQNI, from the coding sequence ATGACGTCATCTAATATGAAGGGTGATGGTTATGGAAAAAAAGTGCGAGATTTAATGACGCCGTTGGAAAAGGTTCCATGGGTAGACCTTGGTGATGATATGGGTGATACCATTCACTTGCTTTATAATTTCCGTCAAGATTGCCGGAGTTGCAATTCAGCAGTTGTCAGTAGTGATGGCAAGGTGGTAGGCCTTTTGACCATGAGGAGTATACTGGAAGCTTTGGAGCCCGAGGCATTTAATGTTAACCAGTGGTCGGTGCCCGTATTCTGGAGTGGGCTTTGGACGGAACAGGTCAAAAAACTTAATTCCAAAAAGGTAAGCGATATCTTTGTGCCTATAAAAATGGTAGGTGTGCACGCTGATGGCTGTTTGATGAGGGCTGTTTACTGTTTTAATAAAACAAAAATGCCCGCGCTGGCTGTCTTAGACGGTCCTAATGTAATTGGTGTCCTAGAGGTCCCGGTTATATATGAGGAACTGTTGAGAAACGGGCAGCAAAACATCTAA
- a CDS encoding CBS domain-containing protein, producing MSWEKRVEDIMESLPSSEVQPDSQLRTVLNIISEAEGKGNCNPTVLVREGDLILGTVSSSDILNALQPRYTKGRMKMEIFWEGLLTEQWHKIACRAVKDVMKSPVTVDMNDTLMKASHKMTKHNASMVLVADSNRIVGVVSLNGLFRELNSIKCESQASVMASAGSM from the coding sequence ATGTCGTGGGAAAAAAGAGTGGAGGATATAATGGAATCTCTGCCGTCGTCAGAAGTGCAACCGGATAGCCAGTTGCGTACAGTCTTGAACATTATTTCCGAGGCTGAGGGAAAAGGCAACTGTAACCCTACGGTTTTGGTCCGGGAAGGCGATTTGATTTTAGGGACAGTAAGTAGCTCCGATATCTTGAATGCTCTTCAGCCTCGCTACACTAAGGGACGCATGAAGATGGAGATATTCTGGGAAGGGCTCTTGACTGAGCAATGGCATAAGATAGCTTGTCGAGCAGTAAAAGATGTCATGAAATCGCCGGTGACAGTAGATATGAATGATACCTTGATGAAAGCTAGTCACAAAATGACTAAACATAATGCTAGCATGGTGTTAGTGGCAGATTCTAACCGTATAGTGGGTGTTGTCTCCCTAAATGGGTTGTTCCGTGAATTGAATTCCATAAAATGTGAAAGCCAGGCAAGTGTTATGGCAAGTGCAGGATCAATGTAG